A genomic region of Devosia ginsengisoli contains the following coding sequences:
- the cydC gene encoding thiol reductant ABC exporter subunit CydC: MKALLAFRSLFLSQAKGFTLALLLSLVTLAAGIALLGTSGWFITSAALTTAGLAFNLFVPSSLVRGFSFIRILARYGERLSGHDATLRLLSGLRGWLFARLFPRLPLADRSLRHGDLVSRLTSDVDALDTAFLVAIGPIAAALVIGAALTAVLAWLLPGAAWLYGFCFGAAVLVVPSGLTLLSRAAGNAVVRRAADARAAVLDGIEGHDDLTVFGVLGTAQAGFATTSQHLAAARGRLSTLTALAGFAVQALAALALAGSLWLGLTAFAAGAVEGPVLAGLLLAMAGSFEATSTIVRSVGKLTTAMAAAERLTTIAEAPPAVLDPAVPAPVPADTTIVLADVTFGYGGPPVLDSLDLTVTPGEHIAITGPSGSGKSSLLTLLLRLADPQAGRITLGGTALPALLQADIHARVALLSQHSPLFNDTIRANLCVARDADDDALWAALADAGIADFVRALPAGLDTMVGEGGRTVSVGQARRLCLARVLLSSAQILLLDEPTAALDRPAEVAFFETLHQAAQGRTVIVVTHATIPDGTVNRVLTLRNGMLA, from the coding sequence ATGAAAGCGCTTCTCGCCTTCCGCAGCCTGTTCCTGAGCCAGGCCAAAGGCTTCACCCTGGCGCTGCTGCTCTCGCTGGTGACGCTAGCCGCAGGTATCGCCCTGCTCGGCACGTCCGGCTGGTTCATCACCTCGGCCGCCCTCACCACGGCGGGCCTCGCCTTCAACCTGTTCGTGCCTTCGTCGCTGGTGCGCGGCTTTTCCTTCATCCGCATCCTCGCGCGTTATGGCGAACGCCTGAGCGGCCATGACGCGACGCTCCGCCTGCTGTCCGGCCTGCGCGGATGGCTGTTTGCCCGCCTGTTCCCGCGCCTGCCGCTGGCCGATCGCAGCCTGCGCCATGGCGATCTGGTCAGCCGCCTCACCTCGGATGTCGATGCGCTCGATACCGCCTTCCTCGTCGCCATCGGCCCTATAGCAGCCGCCCTCGTCATCGGCGCGGCCTTGACCGCCGTGCTCGCCTGGCTGCTGCCCGGTGCCGCATGGCTCTACGGCTTCTGCTTCGGCGCCGCCGTGCTGGTGGTTCCGTCAGGGCTGACCCTCCTCAGCCGCGCCGCCGGCAATGCCGTGGTCCGCCGCGCCGCCGATGCCCGCGCCGCCGTGCTCGACGGCATCGAGGGCCATGACGATCTCACCGTCTTCGGCGTGCTCGGCACGGCCCAGGCCGGCTTTGCCACGACCAGCCAGCATCTTGCCGCTGCCCGGGGGCGCCTCTCGACCCTGACCGCGCTTGCCGGCTTCGCCGTGCAGGCCCTCGCGGCGCTGGCGCTGGCCGGTTCGCTCTGGCTCGGCCTGACCGCCTTTGCCGCTGGCGCGGTGGAAGGCCCAGTGCTCGCCGGCCTGCTGCTGGCCATGGCAGGCAGTTTCGAGGCCACCAGCACAATCGTCCGCAGCGTCGGCAAGCTCACGACAGCCATGGCCGCCGCCGAACGCCTCACCACCATCGCCGAAGCCCCACCTGCCGTCCTCGACCCAGCCGTACCCGCTCCCGTTCCGGCCGATACCACCATCGTCCTCGCCGACGTCACCTTCGGCTATGGCGGCCCGCCCGTGCTTGATAGTCTCGACCTCACCGTCACCCCCGGCGAGCACATCGCCATTACCGGCCCCAGCGGCAGCGGCAAATCCAGCCTGCTGACCCTGCTGCTGCGCCTCGCCGATCCGCAAGCCGGCCGCATCACCCTGGGCGGCACCGCCCTGCCCGCCCTGCTGCAGGCCGATATCCATGCCCGCGTGGCCCTACTCAGCCAGCACAGCCCGCTGTTCAACGACACGATCCGCGCCAACCTGTGCGTCGCCCGGGATGCCGATGACGATGCCCTATGGGCGGCCCTTGCCGATGCCGGCATTGCCGACTTCGTCCGCGCTTTGCCCGCCGGCCTCGACACGATGGTGGGTGAAGGCGGCCGCACCGTCTCGGTCGGCCAGGCCCGCCGCCTTTGCCTCGCCCGCGTGCTGCTGTCATCAGCCCAAATCCTGCTGCTGGACGAGCCCACCGCAGCGCTGGATCGCCCGGCGGAAGTGGCCTTTTTCGAAACCCTGCATCAGGCCGCGCAGGGCCGGACAGTGATCGTCGTCACCCACGCCACCATTCCTGATGGCACCGTGAACCGCGTGCTGACGCTGCGGAATGGGATGCTGGCTTAG
- the cydD gene encoding thiol reductant ABC exporter subunit CydD, translated as MTETDRHNARTLSSLRHHGGPWLILAIAAPLLAGALLVWQAWTLAALLGGAIETGIAVDTLTPGILLILALLLARAALAAIGDRAGTAASEAIKAQLRATLFSHLLARSPRAAEQPQSGAASAAIVDQVEALDGFFAHYLPAMIQAAILPIAFGAIILPLDWLAGLLFLITAPLIPVFMALAGWGAQIATDRQARALSLLTGRFADRLRGIVTLKLFDRAEAETAGIVAASDELRRRTLRVLRIAFLSSAVLEFFAALGVAGIALYVGLTFIDYLQLRSSPLTLQLGLFLLLMAPEVYNPLRLLAAHYHDRAAAKSAIGEIEAQLGTLPAAPAPLADIKPTPSTGPAGLTATGLTLRTPDAARVILADADLTITPGEHIALLGPSGIGKSTLLEAVARLRLHEGGIALDHRPLADWPEAELRARVTMLGQKPRIFAGSIAHNIALARPGASAGDVRHAAERAHIAPFADALPDGLDTILGEGGLGLSGGQAQRIALARIYLRDAGLILLDEPTAHLDAGLEQAVLDDLKSYARGRTLIIATHSLDVAARMDRAWRIAGEALLPTPLLARKGKGVA; from the coding sequence GTGACCGAGACCGACCGCCACAACGCCAGGACCCTCTCCAGCCTCCGCCATCACGGCGGCCCCTGGCTCATCCTCGCCATCGCCGCCCCCCTCCTGGCCGGCGCCCTCCTCGTCTGGCAGGCCTGGACACTCGCCGCACTCCTCGGCGGCGCCATCGAAACCGGTATCGCCGTGGATACGCTCACGCCGGGCATCCTGCTCATCCTCGCGCTGCTGCTCGCCCGCGCCGCCCTCGCCGCCATTGGCGACCGGGCCGGCACGGCGGCATCAGAGGCCATCAAGGCCCAGCTCCGCGCCACGCTCTTCTCCCACCTGCTGGCTCGCTCACCCCGCGCTGCCGAACAGCCGCAATCGGGCGCCGCCTCGGCCGCCATTGTCGATCAGGTGGAAGCGCTGGACGGCTTTTTCGCGCATTACCTGCCGGCCATGATCCAGGCCGCCATCCTGCCCATTGCCTTCGGCGCCATCATCCTGCCGCTCGACTGGTTGGCCGGCCTGCTGTTTCTCATCACCGCACCATTGATCCCGGTCTTCATGGCTTTGGCCGGCTGGGGCGCGCAGATCGCCACCGACAGGCAGGCTCGCGCCCTCAGCCTGCTCACCGGCCGCTTCGCCGACCGGCTGCGCGGCATCGTTACGCTCAAGCTGTTCGACCGCGCCGAGGCAGAAACGGCAGGCATCGTCGCCGCCAGTGACGAACTGCGCCGCCGCACCCTGCGCGTGCTGCGCATCGCCTTCCTCTCTTCCGCCGTGCTCGAATTCTTCGCCGCGCTCGGCGTCGCCGGCATCGCGCTCTATGTCGGCCTCACCTTCATCGACTACCTGCAGTTGCGCTCCAGCCCGCTGACGCTGCAACTCGGTCTCTTCCTGCTGCTGATGGCGCCCGAGGTCTACAATCCCCTGCGCCTGCTCGCCGCGCATTACCACGACCGCGCCGCCGCCAAATCCGCCATTGGCGAAATCGAGGCCCAGCTCGGCACGCTGCCCGCAGCGCCCGCCCCCCTCGCCGACATAAAGCCCACGCCGAGCACCGGCCCCGCCGGCCTCACCGCCACCGGCCTCACCCTGCGCACGCCCGACGCCGCCCGCGTCATCCTCGCCGATGCCGATCTCACCATCACGCCCGGCGAACACATCGCCCTGCTCGGCCCCAGCGGCATCGGCAAATCCACCCTGCTCGAGGCCGTGGCCCGGCTCAGGCTCCACGAAGGCGGAATCGCACTGGATCACCGCCCCCTTGCCGATTGGCCGGAGGCGGAATTGCGGGCCCGCGTCACCATGCTGGGCCAGAAGCCGCGCATCTTTGCCGGCTCCATCGCCCACAATATCGCCCTGGCCCGCCCCGGCGCCTCGGCCGGCGATGTCAGGCATGCCGCCGAACGCGCCCATATCGCCCCCTTTGCCGATGCCCTGCCCGATGGTCTCGATACGATTCTGGGCGAAGGCGGCCTCGGCCTCTCCGGCGGGCAGGCGCAGCGCATCGCCCTGGCCCGCATCTATCTGCGCGACGCCGGCCTCATCCTGCTCGATGAGCCCACCGCCCATCTCGATGCCGGACTGGAGCAGGCCGTCCTCGACGACCTCAAATCCTATGCTCGCGGCCGCACTCTCATCATCGCCACCCATTCGCTTGATGTCGCTGCCCGGATGGACCGGGCCTGGCGCATTGCCGGCGAGGCGCTGCTGCCGACGCCCCTGCTCGCCCGCAAGGGAAAGGGCGTCGCATGA